In Cololabis saira isolate AMF1-May2022 chromosome 10, fColSai1.1, whole genome shotgun sequence, a single window of DNA contains:
- the LOC133452379 gene encoding otolin-1-like → MLASQLGVLVLSSICSGMLLRNTTLSLSSSEEEEGSTPDPNTFRWPRADGSGQPPEDQRTWSPLARSRPVNMPPAGQQGPPSGNQTDGSDSLRMMVPDSLMPPMSDPAICDMLFNAPIPPPVDAIPFFCICSRCKGTVGPKGDRGDRGLPGIPGSPGRRGMTGFKGYRGFTGPQGIKGQKGDAGEKGQLGMIGFTGMKGQRGFKGEKGDQGSMGPAGSQGPQGETGTCPASCESVPGAHGPQGAPGSVGARGLPGVQGSVGSKGIKGDTGDLGLPGDPGLTGEKGDQGEQGICECTDGADGTDGRPGERGSKGDKGDTGAEGSQGLVGSRGSQGDMGLMGPPGPCSPAIQSAFSACLNQSFPKKDWPVSFPDVLNNRQGHYDPLMGTYTAPVNGTYVFSFHLATAERPLKVGIFRNFYPIIKATETSTQATTSQTIVLHLEMDDRIWLQVKDYTTNGMFSGSESTSTFSGYLLHPDSCDVPINRHHHLVMKSPPTGGFGWDGPQVNATHAPN, encoded by the exons ATGTTGGCGAGCCAGCTAGGAGTCCTCGTCCTGTCCTCCATCTGCTCGGGAATGCTGCTCCGCAACACCACCTTGTCCCTGTCCTCCTCCGAAGAGGAGGAGGGTTCCACCCCCGACCCCAACACCTTCCGCTGGCCCAGAGCGGACGGCAGCGGGCAGCCGCCCGAGGATCAGCGCACGTGGTCTCCCCTCGCTCGCAGCAGACCGGTGAACATGCCCCCCGCGGGTCAGCAGGGGCCGCCCAGCGGAAACCAGACCGACGGCTCCGACAGCCTGCGAATGATGGTCCCTGATTCGCTCATGCCCCCGATGTCCGACCCAGCCATCTGTGACATGCTGTTCAACGCGCCGATTCCACCGCCTGTGGACGCGATTCCATTCTTCTGCATCTGCTCGCGCTGCAAAGGAACTGTGGGGCCCAAAGGAGACCGTGGAGACCGGGGCCTCCCAGGCAT ACCTGGAAGCCCTGGGAGACGAGGGATGACCGGGTTCAAAGGCTATCGGGGATTCACGGGCCCCCAGGGCATAAAGG GTCAGAAGGGCGACGCGGGGGAGAAGGGACAGCTTGGCATGATCGGTTTTACCGGGATGAAGGGCCAGCGGGGATTCAAAG GGGAGAAAGGTGACCAAGGATCGATGGGCCCCGCAGGTTCCCAGGGGCCCCAGGGTGAAACGGGCACATGCCCCGCCTCGTGTGAAAGTGTCCCCGGAGCACATGGACCACAAGGAGCGCCTGGTTCAGTCGGAGCCCGGGGCCTGCCAGGGGTGCAGGGATCTGTGGGGTCCAAGGGTATCAAGGGTGACACGGGGGACCTCGGTTTGCCCGGGGACCCCGGTTTAACTGGTGAGAAGGGTGACCAGGGTGAGCAGGGGATCTGTGAGTGCACAGATGGAGCAGATGGTACTGATGGAAGACCAGGAGAAAGGGGAAGTAAAGGGGACAAAGGCGACACTGGTGCAGAGGGCTCACAGGGCCTTGTTGGGTCGAGAGGCAGCCAGGGTGATATGGGTCTCATGGGGCCGCCCGGTCCCTGCTCCCCCGCCATCCAATCAGCATTCTCCGCATGTCTCAACCAGTCATTTCCTAAAAAGGACTGGCCGGTTTCTTTCCCAGACGTCCTCAACAACAGGCAGGGGCACTACGATCCATTGATGGGCACCTACACGGCCCCCGTCAACGGCACATACGTCTTCTCCTTCCACCTGGCGACCGCGGAGAGACCTCTGAAGGTCGGAATCTTCCGAAACTTCTACCCCATCATCAAAGCTACGGAGACGTCCACCCAAGCCACCACCAGCCAGACGATTGTGCTCCACCTGGAAATGGATGATAGGATTTGGCTGCAGGTGAAGGACTACACAACCAACGGCATGTTTTCTGGCAGTGAGAGCACCAGCACCTTCTCCGGGTACCTGCTGCACCCCGACTCCTGCGATGTTCCCATCAACCGACATCATCACCTTGTCATGAAATCTCCCCCTACGGGTGGTTTTGGCTGGGACGGTCCACAGGTCAACGCCACCCACGCACCCAATTAG
- the LOC133451826 gene encoding tripartite motif-containing protein 16-like produces MAQKGDQLDQETFSCSICLEVLKDPVTIPCGHSYCMNCINNFWDEGEKKLPSCPQCKQTFTPRPELVKNTMLAALREQLKKTGLQAAPADHCYAGPENVACDVCSERKLKAIKSCLVCLASYCEKHLQPHHDSSAFNKHKLVDPSKNLQDNICPRHDEVMKMFCRTDQKCICYLCSVDEHKGHDTVSAAAERTERQREVEVSRQQIQQEIQDREKDVKLLQQEVKAINQSADKTVEDSEEIFTELISLIQKRSSDVKQQIRSQQETEVSQVRELEGKLQQEITDLKRREADMKQLSDTEDHNQFLHNYPSLLPLSESTYSSSINIRPLRYFEDVAAALSEVRGRLQDILKDKWTNVSLTITDVDVLLSQPEPEPTSRARFLKYSFEITLDPNTANTQLLLSEGYRKVTFMKKRQSYSYHPDRFTKWHQVLSREILTGHRYWEVEKKAGVVVAAVTYKNISRSGDESAFGGNDKSWALWCYSDIYDFWYNDIKTSISGPQSSRLGVYLDHRAGVLSFYSVSETMTLLHRVQTTFTQPLHAGVWVYGSGDSAELCKLR; encoded by the coding sequence ATGGCACAGAAAGGAGATCAGTTGGACCAGGAAACCTTTTCTTGTTCGATCTGTTTGGAGGTTCTAAAGGATCCGGTGActattccctgtggacacagttaCTGTATGAACTGTATTAACAACTTCTGggatgaaggagagaagaaactcCCCAGCTGTCCTCAGTGTAAACAGACGTTCACACCGAGACCTGAACTGGTGAAAAACACCATGTTAGCAGCTTTAAGGGAGCAGCTGAAGAAGACTGGACtccaagctgctcctgctgatcactgctatgctggaccAGAAAATGTGGCCTGTGATGTCTGCTCTGAGAGAAAACTGAAAGCTATCAAGTCCTGTTTAGTCTGTCTGGCCTCTTACTGCGAGAAACACCTTCAACCTCATCATGATTCATCTGCATTCAATAAACACAAGCTGGTGGATCCCTccaaaaacctgcaggacaacatctgcccccgtcatgacgaggtgatgaagatgttctgtcgtactgatcagaagtgtatctgttatctctgctctgtggatgaacataaaggccacgacacagtctcagctgcagcagaaaggactgagaggcagagagaggtggaggtgagtcgacaacaaatccagcaggagatccaggacagagagaaagatgtgaagctgcttcagcaggaggtgaaagccatcaatcagtctgctgataaaacagtggaggacagtgaggagatcttcactgagctgatctctctcatccagaaaagaagctctgatgtgaagcagcagatcagatcccagcaggaaactgaagtgagTCAAGTCAGAGAGCTTGAAgggaagctgcagcaggagatcactgacctgaagaggagagaggCTGATATGAAGCAGCTCTCAGACACCGAGGACCACAACCAGTTTCTCCACAACTACCCCTCACTGTTACCACTCAGTGAGTCCACATACTCCTCCAGCATCAACATCCGTCCTCTCAGGTACTTTGAGGATGTGGCAGCAGCtctgtcagaggtcagaggtcgactacaggacatcctgaAAGACAAGTGGACAAACGTCTCATTGACCATCACTGatgtggatgttttactgtcacaaccagaaccagaaccaacgagCAGAGCTAGATTCTTGAAATATTCatttgaaatcactctggatccaaacacagcaAACACACAGCTGTTACTGTCAGAGGGGTACAGAAAGGTGACTTTTATGAAGAAACGTCAGTCTTATTCTTatcatccagacagattcactAAATGGCATCAGGTCCTGAGTAGAGAGATTCTGACTGGACATcgttactgggaggtggagaagaAAGCAGGGGTAGTTGTTGCAGCAGTCACATACAAGAATATCAGTAGATCAGGGGATGAAAGTGCATTTGGAGGAAATGACAAATCTTGGGCACTATGGTGTTACTCAGACATATATGACTTTTGGTACAACGACATCAAAACCTCCATCTCAGGTCCTCAGTCCTCCAGATTAGGAGTTTAcctggatcacagagcaggtgttctgtccttctacagcgtctctgaaaccatgaccctcctccacagagtccagaccaccTTCACTCAGCCGCTACACGCTGGAGTTTGGGTTTACGGTTCTGGAGACTCAGCTGAGCTCTGTAAACTCAGATAG